In Pecten maximus chromosome 10, xPecMax1.1, whole genome shotgun sequence, one genomic interval encodes:
- the LOC117336647 gene encoding S-antigen protein-like, producing the protein MWTQLRVPNKHTDFRPNHFVALLPLAESDKVVDLRDGVDIDMRDGDDKHERDRDDKHERDRDDKHERDGDDKHERDRDDKHERDGDDKHERGRDDKHERGRDDKHERDGDDKHERGRDDKHERGRDDKHERDGDDKHERDRDDKHERDRDDKHERDGDDKHERGRDDKHERGRDDKHERDRDDKHERGRDDKHERDRDDKHERDGDDKHERDRDDKHERGRDDKHERDRDDKHERGRDDKHERGRDDKHERDRDDKHERDRDDKHERGRDDKHERGRDDKHERDRDDKHERGRDDKHERDRDDKHERGGDDKHERDRDDKHERDGDDKHERDRDDKHERGRDDKHERDRDDKHERGRDDKHERGRDDKHERDRDDKHERDRDDKHERGRDDKHERGRDDKHERDRDDKHERGRDDKHERWG; encoded by the coding sequence ATGTGGACACAGCTCCGTGTACCGAACAAGCACACGGACTTTAGACCTAATCATTTTGTTGCATTACTTCCATTGGCAGAGTCTGACAAAGTTGTAGACCTGAGAGATGGGGTTGACATAGATATGAGAGACGGGGATGACAAACATGAGAGAGACAGGGATGACAAACATGAGAGAGACAGGGATGACAAACATGAGAGAGATGGGGATGACAAACATGAGAGAGACAGGGATGACAAACATGAGAGAGATGGGGATGACAAACATGAGAGAGGCAGGGATGACAAACATGAGAGAGGCAGGGATGACAAACATGAGAGAGATGGGGATGACAAACATGAGAGAGGCAGGGATGACAAACATGAGAGAGGCAGGGATGACAAACATGAGAGAGACGGGGATGACAAACATGAGAGAGACAGGGATGACAAACATGAGAGAGACAGGGATGACAAACATGAGAGAGACGGGGATGACAAACATGAGAGAGGCAGGGATGACAAACATGAGAGAGGCAGGGATGACAAACATGAGAGAGACAGGGATGACAAACATGAGAGAGGCAGGGATGACAAACATGAGAGAGACAGGGATGACAAACATGAGAGAGATGGGGATGACAAACATGAGAGAGACAGGGATGACAAACATGAGAGAGGCAGGGATGACAAACATGAGAGAGACAGGGATGACAAACATGAGAGAGGCAGGGATGACAAACATGAGAGAGGCAGGGATGACAAACATGAGAGAGACAGGGATGACAAACATGAGAGAGACAGGGATGACAAACATGAGAGAGGCAGGGATGACAAACATGAGAGAGGCAGGGATGACAAACATGAGAGAGACAGGGATGACAAACATGAGAGAGGCAGGGATGACAAACATGAGAGAGACAGGGATGACAAACATGAGAGAGGCGGGGATGACAAACATGAGAGAGACAGGGATGACAAACATGAGAGAGATGGGGATGACAAACATGAGAGAGACAGGGATGACAAACATGAGAGAGGCAGGGATGACAAACATGAGAGAGACAGGGATGACAAACATGAGAGAGGCAGGGATGACAAACATGAGAGAGGCAGGGATGACAAACATGAGAGAGACAGGGATGACAAACATGAGAGAGACAGGGATGACAAACATGAGAGAGGCAGGGATGACAAACATGAGAGAGGCAGGGATGACAAACATGAGAGAGACAGGGATGACAAACATGAGAGAGGCAGGGATGACAAACATGAGAGATGGGGATGA